In a single window of the Salmo trutta chromosome 21, fSalTru1.1, whole genome shotgun sequence genome:
- the LOC115156477 gene encoding vegetative cell wall protein gp1 → MFGTSVPNPYPSSDPNPYPSSVTNPYPALSLTHTQLCPQPIPTHTPALSPTHTPALSPTHTPALSPTHTNPYPSSVPNPYPSSVHNPYPSSVPNPYPSSVPNPYPSSVPNTYPSSGPNPYPSSDPNPYPTSVPNPYPSSVTNPYPSSVPNPYPSSVTNPYPSSVTNPYPSSVTNPYPSSVTNPYPSSVTNPYPSSDPNPYPSSVPNPYPSSVTNPYPSSVTNPYPSSVTNPYPSSDPNPYPSSVPNPYPSSVPNPYPSSIPNPYPSSIPNPYPSSDPNPYPSSVPNPYPSSVPNPYPSFDPNPYPSSDPNPYPSSVPNPYPSSDPNPYPSSDPNPYPSSVPNPYPSSDPNPYPSSVPNPYPSSDPNPYPSSVPNPYPSSVPNPYPSSDPNPYPSSVPNPYPSSDPNPYPSSVPNPYPSSDPNPYPSSVPNPYPSSDPNPYPSSDPNPYPSSDPNPYPSSVPNPYPSSDPNPYPSSDPNPYPSSVPNPYPSSDPNPYPSSDPNPYPSTVPNPYPSSDPNPYPSSDPNPYPSSVPNPYPSSDPNPYPSSDPNPYPSSVTNPYPSSDPNPYPSSVPNPYPSSDPNPYPSSDPIPYPSSDPNPYPSSDPNPYPSSVPNPYPSSVTNPYPSSVPNPYPSSDPNPYPSYVQPIPQL, encoded by the coding sequence ATGTTTGGCACCTCTGTCCCCAACCCATACCCCAGCTCTGACCCCAACCCATACCCCAGCTCTGTCACTAACCCATACCCAGCTCTGTCCCTAACCCATACCCAGCTCTGTCCCCAACCCATACCAACCCATACCCCAGCTCTGTCCCCAACCCATACCCCAGCTCTGTCCCCAACCCATACCCCAGCTCTGTCCCCAACCCATACCAACCCATACCCCAGCTCTGTCCCTAACCCATATCCCAGCTCTGTCCACAACCCATACCCCAGCTCTGTCCCTAACCCATACCCCAGCTCTGTCCCTAACCCATACCCCAGCTCTGTCCCCAACACATACCCCAGCTCTGGCCCCAACCCATACCCCAGCTCTGACCCCAACCCATACCCCACCTCTGTCCCCAACCCATACCCCAGCTCTGTCACTAACCCATACCCCAGCTCTGTCCCTAACCCATACCCCAGCTCTGTCACTAACCCATACCCCAGCTCTGTCACTAACCCATACCCCAGCTCTGTCACTAACCCATACCCCAGCTCTGTCACTAACCCATACCCCAGCTCTGTCACTAACCCATACCCCAGCTCTGACCCCAACCCATACCCCAGCTCTGTCCCTAACCCATACCCCAGCTCTGTCACTAACCCATACCCCAGCTCTGTCACTAACCCATACCCCAGCTCTGTCACTAACCCATACCCCAGCTCTGACCCTAACCCATACCCCAGCTCTGTCCCTAACCCATACCCCAGCTCTGTCCCTAACCCAtaccccagctccatccccaacccataccccagctccatccccaacCCATACCCCAGCTCTGACCCCAACCCATACCCCAGCTCTGTCCCTAACCCATACCCCAGCTCTGTCCCCAACCCATACCCCAGCTTTGACCCTAACCCATACCCCAGCTCTGACCCTAACCCATACCCCAGCTCTGTCCCCAACCCATACCCCAGCTCTGACCCTAACCCATACCCCAGCTCTGACCCTAACCCATACCCCAGCTCTGTCCCCAACCCATACCCCAGCTCTGACCCTAACCCATACCCCAGCTCTGTCCCTAACCCATACCCCAGCTCTGACCCCAACCCATACCCCAGCTCTGTCCCTAACCCATACCCCAGCTCTGTCCCTAACCCATACCCCAGCTCTGACCCTAACCCATACCCCAGCTCTGTCCCTAACCCATACCCCAGCTCTGACCCCAACCCATACCCCAGCTCTGTCCCTAACCCATACCCCAGCTCTGACCCCAACCCATACCCCAGCTCTGTCCCTAACCCATACCCCAGCTCTGACCCCAACCCATACCCCAGCTCTGACCCTAACCCATACCCCAGCTCTGACCCTAACCCATACCCCAGCTCTGTCCCCAACCCATACCCCAGCTCTGACCCCAACCCATACCCCAGCTCTGACCCCAACCCATACCCCAGCTCTGTCCCCAACCCATACCCCAGCTCTGACCCCAACCCATACCCCAGCTCTGACCCTAACCCATACCCCAGCACTGTCCCCAACCCATACCCCAGCTCTGACCCCAACCCATACCCCAGCTCTGACCCCAACCCATACCCCAGCTCTGTCCCCAACCCATACCCCAGCTCTGACCCCAACCCATACCCCAGCTCTGACCCCAACCCATACCCCAGCTCTGTCACTAACCCATACCCCAGCTCTGACCCCAACCCATACCCCAGCTCTGTCCCTAACCCATACCCCAGCTCTGACCCTAACCCATACCCCAGCTCTGACCCCATCCCATACCCCAGCTCTGACCCCAACCCATACCCCAGCTCTGACCCCAACCCATACCCCAGCTCTGTCCCCAACCCATACCCCAGCTCTGTCACCAACCCATACCCCAGCTCTGTCCCCAACCCATACCCCAGCTCTGACCCCAACCCATACCCCAGTTATGTCCAACCCATACCTCAGCTCTGA